A single window of Streptomyces griseoviridis DNA harbors:
- a CDS encoding MoaD/ThiS family protein, protein MSVSVRIPTILRTYTGGRAEVLAEGATLGEVIADLEKNHAGISARVLDDQGALRRFVNVYVNDDDVRFEQGLQTATPDGAGISIIPAVAGG, encoded by the coding sequence ATGAGCGTCTCCGTCCGCATCCCGACCATCCTGCGCACCTACACGGGCGGCCGGGCCGAGGTCCTCGCCGAGGGCGCGACCCTCGGCGAGGTCATCGCCGACCTGGAGAAGAACCACGCGGGCATCTCCGCCCGGGTCCTCGACGACCAGGGCGCGCTGCGCCGGTTCGTGAACGTCTACGTCAACGACGACGACGTCCGCTTCGAGCAGGGGCTCCAGACGGCTACCCCGGACGGCGCGGGCATCTCCATCATCCCGGCCGTCGCCGGCGGCTGA
- the thrC gene encoding threonine synthase, giving the protein MAVQTAETATNPTVDLGPAAALSCRECGHRVPLGPVFACEECFGPLEIAYDFSAYDTEELRKRIEAGPANIWRYAPLLPVPADVAEKPNINPGWTKLVRADNLARELGVTGGLYVKDDSGNPTHSFKDRVVAQALEAARAFGFTTLSCSSTGNLAGAVGAAAARAGFRSCVFIPHDLEQGKVVMAAVYGGELIGIEGNYDDVNRFCSELIGDPAGEGWGFVNVNLRPYYAEGSKTLAYEICEQLGWRLPDQLVVPIASGSQLTKIDKGLQELIKLGLVEDRPYKIFGAQAEGCSPVSVAYKAGHDVVRPQKPNTIAKSLAIGNPADGPYVLDIARRTGGAVDDVTDEQVVDAIKLLARTEGIFAETAGGVTVGVTKKLIDAGLLDPSLTTVVLNTGDGLKTLDAVAGTGLTATIRPNLDSFREAGLA; this is encoded by the coding sequence ATGGCTGTGCAGACTGCCGAAACCGCCACGAACCCCACCGTAGACCTTGGGCCCGCCGCCGCGCTGAGTTGCCGGGAGTGCGGCCACCGGGTGCCCCTCGGTCCGGTCTTCGCCTGCGAGGAGTGTTTCGGGCCGCTGGAGATCGCCTACGACTTCTCCGCGTACGACACCGAGGAACTGCGCAAGCGGATCGAGGCGGGACCCGCGAACATCTGGCGCTACGCGCCGCTGCTGCCCGTCCCCGCCGACGTGGCCGAGAAGCCCAACATCAACCCGGGCTGGACCAAGCTCGTGCGCGCCGACAACCTGGCCCGCGAGCTGGGCGTCACCGGCGGCCTGTACGTGAAGGACGACTCGGGCAACCCGACCCACTCCTTCAAGGACCGGGTCGTCGCCCAGGCCCTCGAGGCGGCCCGCGCCTTCGGCTTCACCACCCTGTCCTGCTCCTCCACCGGCAACCTGGCCGGCGCGGTCGGCGCCGCCGCCGCGCGGGCCGGTTTCCGCTCCTGCGTGTTCATCCCGCACGACCTGGAGCAGGGCAAGGTCGTCATGGCCGCCGTCTACGGCGGCGAGCTGATCGGCATCGAAGGCAACTACGACGATGTGAACCGCTTCTGCTCCGAGCTGATCGGCGACCCGGCCGGCGAGGGCTGGGGCTTCGTCAACGTCAACCTGCGGCCCTACTACGCGGAGGGCTCCAAGACCCTGGCGTACGAGATCTGCGAGCAGCTCGGCTGGCGGCTGCCCGACCAGCTGGTCGTCCCGATCGCCTCGGGCTCCCAGCTCACCAAGATCGACAAGGGGCTCCAGGAGCTGATCAAGCTGGGCCTGGTCGAGGACCGGCCCTACAAGATCTTCGGCGCGCAGGCCGAGGGCTGCTCCCCGGTGTCGGTGGCCTACAAGGCGGGCCACGACGTGGTCAGGCCGCAGAAGCCGAACACCATCGCCAAGTCGCTCGCCATCGGCAACCCGGCCGACGGCCCCTACGTCCTCGACATCGCCCGCCGCACCGGCGGCGCCGTGGACGACGTCACGGACGAGCAGGTCGTGGACGCGATCAAGCTGCTCGCCCGCACCGAGGGCATCTTCGCGGAGACGGCGGGCGGCGTGACCGTCGGCGTCACGAAGAAGCTGATCGACGCCGGTCTCCTCGACCCGTCGCTCACCACCGTCGTGCTGAACACCGGTGACGGCCTCAAGACCCTCGACGCGGTGGCCGGCACCGGCCTGACCGCCACCATCCGCCCGAACCTCGACTCCTTCCGAGAGGCTGGCCTCGCATGA
- a CDS encoding glucosyl-3-phosphoglycerate synthase, with amino-acid sequence MLNEVERWLTTRSWSVTDRPLHRVLAAKRATGQTVSVVLPALNEEETVGDIVAVIRHDLMRQVPLVDEIVVVDSGSTDRTSEVAAAAGARVVHRDEILPRLPAVPGKGEVLWRSLLVTSGDIVCFVDADLKEFSSDFVLGIVGPLLTEPGVDLVKAMYDRPLRGAAGQGGRVTELMARPLLNMHWPQLAGFVQPLGGEYAARRSLLEQLPFPVGYGVELGMLVDALHLVGLDALAQVDVGVRVHRHQDGQALGRMAAAIYRTAQLRLARGHLIRPALTQFERGEDGFEPRTYSVDTEERPPMTEIAEYAARKVA; translated from the coding sequence GTGCTGAACGAAGTCGAGCGCTGGCTGACCACCCGCTCCTGGTCCGTGACCGATCGCCCGCTGCACCGCGTCCTGGCCGCCAAGCGCGCCACAGGGCAGACGGTCAGCGTGGTGCTGCCCGCGCTCAACGAGGAGGAGACCGTCGGCGACATCGTCGCCGTCATACGGCACGACCTGATGCGGCAGGTCCCGCTGGTCGACGAGATCGTTGTCGTCGACTCCGGGTCGACCGACCGCACCTCCGAGGTGGCCGCCGCCGCGGGCGCCCGGGTCGTGCACCGCGACGAGATCCTGCCCCGGCTGCCCGCCGTGCCCGGCAAGGGCGAGGTGCTGTGGCGCTCCCTGCTGGTCACCAGCGGGGACATCGTGTGCTTCGTCGACGCCGACCTCAAGGAGTTCTCGTCCGACTTCGTGCTCGGCATCGTGGGGCCGCTGCTCACCGAACCCGGGGTCGATCTGGTCAAGGCGATGTACGACCGTCCGCTGCGCGGCGCCGCCGGGCAGGGCGGCCGGGTCACCGAGCTGATGGCCCGCCCGCTGCTGAACATGCACTGGCCGCAGTTGGCCGGTTTCGTACAGCCGCTCGGCGGTGAGTACGCGGCCAGGCGCTCGCTGCTCGAACAGCTGCCGTTCCCGGTCGGGTACGGCGTGGAGCTGGGGATGCTGGTCGACGCGCTGCACCTGGTGGGCCTCGACGCCCTCGCCCAGGTCGACGTCGGGGTGCGCGTCCACCGCCACCAGGACGGCCAGGCGCTGGGCCGGATGGCCGCCGCGATCTACCGGACCGCGCAGCTGCGGCTGGCCCGCGGCCATCTGATCCGGCCCGCGCTCACCCAGTTCGAACGCGGCGAGGACGGATTCGAGCCGCGCACCTACTCGGTGGACACGGAGGAGCGGCCGCCGATGACGGAGATCGCCGAGTACGCGGCCCGCAAGGTGGCCTGA
- a CDS encoding alpha,alpha-trehalose-phosphate synthase (UDP-forming), which yields MAPSPDAAAQVLVASNRGPVSYDVQDDGTLASRRGGGGLVSGLSAIGPDADALWVCAALSDGDREAVRRGVGEDGVRMLDIPADVYADAYNGVANSVLWFVHHMLYQTPVEPVFDAEFRRQWASYESYNRAFAEALAESAAEGAAVLVQDYHLSLVPGMLRALRPDLRIGHFSHTPWAPPEYFRMLPDDIAEQLLRGMLGADRLGFLTERWAAAFRACCADRVGGLGTTETGVHGLGADADFLRRRAHEADVEERIVALREEVGAGRRTIVRVDRTELSKNIVRGLLSYRQLLDERPEWRERVVHVAFAYPSRQDLAVYREYTAEVQRLAEEINSGYGTASWTPVVLHVKDDFARSLAAYRIADVALVNPIRDGMNLVAKEVPVVSDEGCALVLSREAGAFEELGEDALVVNPYDVTATARALHEALTMPKAERAERAKRLSAAATALPPSQWFLDQLNALRGPLG from the coding sequence ATGGCTCCCTCCCCCGACGCCGCAGCCCAGGTGCTGGTCGCGTCCAACCGCGGTCCGGTCTCGTACGACGTTCAGGACGACGGGACGCTCGCCTCCCGGCGCGGCGGCGGCGGACTCGTCTCAGGGCTCTCGGCCATCGGGCCGGACGCGGACGCGCTCTGGGTCTGCGCGGCGCTCTCCGACGGCGACCGCGAGGCGGTGCGGCGCGGGGTCGGCGAGGACGGCGTGCGGATGCTGGACATCCCGGCGGACGTGTACGCCGACGCCTACAACGGCGTCGCGAACTCGGTGCTCTGGTTCGTCCACCACATGCTGTACCAGACGCCCGTCGAGCCGGTCTTCGACGCGGAGTTCCGCCGCCAGTGGGCGTCGTACGAGAGCTACAACCGGGCCTTCGCCGAGGCGCTCGCCGAGTCGGCGGCCGAGGGCGCCGCGGTGCTGGTGCAGGACTACCACCTGAGCCTGGTGCCCGGCATGCTCCGCGCGCTCCGCCCCGATCTGCGGATCGGGCACTTCTCGCACACCCCGTGGGCGCCGCCCGAGTACTTCAGGATGCTGCCCGACGACATCGCCGAGCAGCTGCTGCGCGGGATGCTCGGCGCCGACCGGCTCGGCTTCCTCACCGAGCGGTGGGCCGCCGCCTTCCGGGCCTGCTGCGCGGACCGGGTCGGCGGCCTCGGCACCACCGAGACCGGGGTGCACGGGCTGGGCGCCGACGCGGACTTCCTGCGCCGCCGCGCGCACGAGGCGGACGTCGAGGAGCGGATCGTCGCGCTGCGCGAGGAGGTCGGCGCGGGCCGCCGGACGATCGTGCGGGTGGACAGGACCGAGCTGTCGAAGAACATCGTGCGCGGCCTGCTCTCCTACCGGCAGCTCCTCGACGAGCGGCCCGAGTGGCGGGAGCGGGTCGTGCACGTGGCGTTCGCCTATCCGTCGCGGCAGGACCTCGCGGTGTACCGGGAGTACACGGCGGAGGTGCAGCGGCTGGCCGAGGAGATCAACTCCGGGTACGGGACGGCGTCCTGGACCCCGGTCGTGCTCCATGTGAAGGACGACTTCGCGCGCTCGCTGGCCGCGTACCGGATCGCCGACGTGGCGCTCGTCAACCCGATCCGCGACGGCATGAACCTGGTCGCCAAGGAGGTGCCCGTGGTCTCCGACGAGGGGTGCGCGCTGGTGCTCTCCCGGGAGGCGGGGGCGTTCGAGGAGCTGGGCGAGGACGCGCTCGTGGTGAACCCCTACGACGTGACGGCGACCGCCCGCGCCCTGCACGAGGCGCTGACGATGCCCAAGGCGGAGCGCGCGGAGCGCGCCAAGCGCCTGTCGGCCGCGGCGACGGCGCTGCCTCCCTCGCAGTGGTTCCTCGACCAGCTGAACGCGCTGCGGGGCCCGCTGGGCTGA
- the otsB gene encoding trehalose-phosphatase produces MGSHTDSTHSMPTPAPLPTPATAAGREGLDAILARPAGAVIALDFDGTLAPIVPDPEQARAHPDAVAALAALAPKVASVAVVTGRPAAVAVRHGGFAGVPGLEHLIVLGHYGAERWDAATGEVTAPAPHPGVASVRAELPGFLDSIGAWRGTWIEEKGRAVAVHTRRAGDPQAAFEALRAPLTDLAARHGLVVEPGRMVLELRPPGMDKGVALLDHVHRLSATSVLYGGDDLGDLPAFAAVDKLRSDGTPGLLVCSGSDEVTELRDRSDLVVEGPHGLVTLLRTLAHHLA; encoded by the coding sequence ATGGGCAGCCACACGGACTCGACGCACTCCATGCCAACCCCGGCCCCTCTGCCGACGCCGGCCACCGCGGCCGGACGCGAGGGACTCGACGCCATCCTCGCCCGCCCCGCCGGCGCGGTGATCGCCCTCGACTTCGACGGCACGCTCGCCCCGATCGTGCCCGACCCCGAACAGGCCCGCGCCCACCCGGACGCGGTGGCCGCGCTCGCCGCCCTCGCCCCCAAGGTGGCCTCCGTCGCCGTCGTCACCGGCCGCCCGGCCGCCGTCGCCGTCCGGCACGGCGGCTTCGCCGGGGTGCCGGGACTCGAACACCTCATCGTCCTCGGCCACTACGGCGCCGAACGCTGGGACGCCGCGACCGGCGAGGTCACCGCCCCCGCCCCGCACCCCGGGGTGGCCTCCGTCCGCGCCGAACTGCCCGGCTTCCTCGACAGCATCGGCGCCTGGCGCGGCACCTGGATCGAGGAGAAGGGCCGGGCCGTCGCCGTCCACACCCGCAGGGCGGGCGACCCGCAGGCCGCCTTCGAGGCGCTGCGCGCCCCCCTCACCGACCTCGCCGCCCGGCACGGCCTCGTGGTCGAACCCGGCCGGATGGTCCTGGAGCTGCGCCCGCCCGGCATGGACAAGGGCGTCGCCCTCCTGGACCACGTCCACCGGCTCTCCGCGACGTCCGTCCTCTACGGCGGCGACGACCTCGGCGACCTCCCCGCCTTCGCGGCCGTCGACAAACTCCGCTCCGACGGCACCCCCGGCCTGCTGGTGTGCAGCGGCAGCGACGAGGTGACCGAGCTGCGCGACCGCTCCGACCTGGTGGTCGAGGGACCGCACGGCCTGGTCACCCTGCTGCGCACCCTCGCCCACCACCTGGCCTGA
- a CDS encoding DUF3263 domain-containing protein, translated as MDDASGLGRTERAVLALERRGFTGPGAKERAIREELGLAPVRYYQLLNALLDDRRALAHDPVTVNRLRRVRDRRRSER; from the coding sequence ATGGACGACGCATCCGGACTCGGCCGCACGGAACGGGCCGTTCTCGCGCTCGAACGCCGGGGCTTCACGGGCCCCGGCGCCAAGGAACGCGCCATCCGCGAGGAGCTGGGCCTCGCCCCCGTCCGCTACTACCAGCTCCTCAACGCCCTCCTCGACGACCGGCGGGCCCTGGCCCATGACCCGGTCACCGTGAACCGGCTCCGGCGGGTGCGCGACAGACGCCGGTCGGAGCGCTGA
- a CDS encoding ABC transporter substrate-binding protein — MQRRQRRRTGTIAAGSALGLTAVLGGCGLTGGSEDVTLKLVAAEYGDSAANSSQKYWSRVADSYESNHSGVKVDVTVYSWNDVDRKVKELVDAGQAPDMAQIGSYADYAAKNLLYQADDLLSISTQADFASQLATAGRVKDVQYGMPFAASTRLLFYNKGLFSKAGLTPPQTWKDLAADAAALKAEGVSYPYALPLGPEEAQAETMQWLLSGGGGYTDSFGTYGLDSTENVATFTWLKDELVDKGLTGPVAPGKLNRAAAFSAFADGDVGMLNGHPSLMKMAKKGGVDYGMVRMPGHNGPSKYSMGVADWMTAFKQNGHARQVGEFLDFVYSEENVLDFSREYDLLPVTNSASEAMSVGERDAGLKPFLDALPQSETYPVGRTSWAEVAAAVKKHIGEAVAPGSDPARVLGGLESTATKADSRS, encoded by the coding sequence GTGCAGCGGCGGCAGCGACGCAGGACAGGAACGATCGCGGCGGGCTCCGCCCTCGGATTGACGGCGGTGCTCGGCGGCTGCGGCCTCACCGGCGGCTCCGAGGACGTCACCCTGAAGCTGGTGGCGGCCGAGTACGGCGACTCCGCCGCCAACAGCTCCCAGAAGTACTGGAGCCGGGTGGCCGACAGCTACGAGAGCAACCACTCGGGCGTGAAGGTCGACGTCACCGTCTACTCCTGGAACGACGTCGACCGCAAGGTCAAGGAACTCGTCGACGCCGGACAGGCCCCCGACATGGCCCAGATCGGCTCCTACGCCGACTACGCCGCCAAGAACCTCCTCTACCAGGCCGACGACCTCCTCTCCATCTCCACCCAGGCCGACTTCGCCTCCCAGCTCGCCACCGCGGGCCGGGTCAAGGACGTCCAGTACGGGATGCCGTTCGCCGCCTCCACCCGCCTCCTCTTCTACAACAAGGGCCTCTTCTCGAAGGCCGGCCTCACCCCGCCGCAGACCTGGAAGGACCTGGCAGCCGACGCCGCCGCCCTCAAGGCCGAGGGCGTCTCCTACCCCTACGCCCTGCCGCTCGGCCCCGAGGAGGCCCAGGCCGAGACCATGCAGTGGCTGCTGAGCGGAGGCGGCGGCTACACCGACTCCTTCGGCACCTACGGCCTCGACTCCACCGAGAACGTCGCCACCTTCACCTGGCTCAAGGACGAACTCGTCGACAAGGGCCTCACCGGCCCCGTCGCCCCCGGCAAGCTCAACCGCGCCGCCGCGTTCAGCGCCTTCGCCGACGGCGACGTCGGCATGCTCAACGGCCACCCCTCGCTGATGAAGATGGCGAAGAAGGGGGGCGTCGACTACGGCATGGTCCGGATGCCGGGACACAACGGCCCGAGCAAGTACTCCATGGGCGTCGCCGACTGGATGACCGCCTTCAAGCAGAACGGCCACGCCCGGCAGGTCGGCGAGTTCCTCGACTTCGTCTACAGCGAGGAGAACGTCCTCGACTTCTCCCGCGAGTACGACCTGCTGCCCGTCACCAACTCCGCCTCCGAGGCGATGAGCGTCGGCGAGCGGGACGCCGGCCTCAAGCCGTTCCTCGACGCCCTGCCCCAGTCCGAGACCTACCCGGTCGGCCGCACCTCGTGGGCCGAGGTCGCGGCGGCCGTCAAGAAGCACATAGGCGAGGCCGTCGCCCCCGGCAGCGACCCGGCCAGGGTCCTCGGCGGCCTCGAATCGACGGCGACCAAGGCGGACAGCCGCAGCTAG
- a CDS encoding ROK family protein, whose translation MRHVIALDVGGTGMKAALVGADGELLHRARRATGRERGPDAVVESILGFAADLAAHGAEHFGEPASAAGVAVPGIVDDRLGIAAYSANLGWRDVPLRDLLSARLAGVPVALGHDVRTGGLAEGRIGAGLGADRFLFVALGTGIAGAIGVAGRVEAGAHGFAGEIGHIVVRPGGAPCPCGQHGCLERYASAAAVSDAWAAATGNPEADAAECARAVVSGDPNAVRVWRDAVDALADGLVTALTLLDPRTLIIGGGLAEAGETLFAPLREAVEARVTFQKLPSIVPAALGDTAGCLGAGLLAWDLLETPDRTEVTS comes from the coding sequence GTGAGACATGTCATCGCCCTCGATGTGGGCGGCACCGGGATGAAGGCCGCCCTGGTCGGGGCGGACGGCGAGCTGCTGCACCGGGCCCGCCGGGCGACCGGCCGCGAGCGCGGCCCCGACGCGGTCGTCGAGTCCATCCTCGGCTTCGCCGCCGACCTCGCCGCGCACGGCGCCGAGCACTTCGGCGAACCCGCCTCGGCCGCCGGCGTCGCCGTCCCCGGCATCGTCGACGACCGGCTCGGCATCGCCGCCTACTCCGCCAACCTGGGCTGGCGGGACGTACCCCTGCGCGACCTGCTCAGCGCCCGGCTGGCCGGCGTCCCGGTCGCCCTCGGCCACGACGTGCGCACCGGCGGCCTCGCCGAGGGCCGGATCGGCGCGGGCCTCGGCGCCGACCGCTTCCTGTTCGTGGCGCTCGGCACCGGCATCGCGGGCGCCATCGGCGTGGCGGGCCGGGTGGAGGCGGGCGCGCACGGGTTCGCGGGCGAGATCGGCCACATCGTCGTCCGGCCCGGCGGCGCCCCCTGCCCCTGCGGCCAGCACGGCTGCCTGGAGCGGTACGCGTCCGCCGCCGCCGTCAGCGACGCCTGGGCCGCGGCCACCGGGAACCCGGAAGCGGACGCGGCGGAGTGCGCGCGCGCCGTCGTGTCCGGTGACCCGAACGCCGTACGGGTCTGGCGGGACGCCGTCGACGCGCTCGCCGACGGGCTCGTCACCGCGCTCACCCTCCTCGACCCGCGCACCCTGATCATCGGCGGCGGGCTCGCGGAGGCGGGCGAGACCCTGTTCGCGCCGCTGCGGGAGGCCGTCGAGGCGCGGGTCACCTTCCAGAAACTCCCGTCGATCGTCCCCGCCGCCCTCGGGGACACCGCCGGATGCCTCGGTGCCGGGCTCCTCGCCTGGGATCTCCTCGAAACCCCTGACCGTACGGAGGTAACCAGCTGA
- the nagA gene encoding N-acetylglucosamine-6-phosphate deacetylase: MAPTQVLAGAQVVLPTGTVTDGRVIVEGTRIAGSAPGDAATVDLSGHWLVPGFVDLHNHGGGGAAFSGGAEAALTAVATHRAHGTTTLVASTVTDDMDVLVRQAGLLSELAEQGDIAGIHFEGPFISPCRKGAHSEALLRDPDPAEVRKLVDAARGQARMVTLATELPGGVDAVRLLADQGVIAAIGHTDATYEQTVEAIDAGATVATHLFNAMPPIGHRAPGPITALLEDERITVELINDGTHLHPASLQLAFHHAGADRVAFITDAMDAAGSDDGRYQLGPLEVEVSEGVARLVDGGSIAGSTLTLDRAFKRAVTVDRLPVGDVVAALSANPARLLGLYDTVGSLDPGKYADLVLLDADFDLKGVMRRGSWVVDPGLG; this comes from the coding sequence ATGGCCCCCACCCAAGTCCTCGCCGGTGCGCAGGTGGTCCTGCCCACCGGGACCGTGACCGACGGCCGCGTCATCGTCGAGGGCACCCGGATCGCCGGGAGCGCTCCCGGCGACGCGGCCACCGTCGACCTGAGCGGCCACTGGCTGGTGCCCGGCTTCGTCGACCTGCACAACCACGGCGGCGGCGGCGCCGCCTTCTCCGGCGGCGCCGAAGCCGCCCTGACCGCCGTCGCCACCCACCGCGCGCACGGCACGACGACGCTGGTCGCCTCCACCGTCACCGACGACATGGACGTCCTGGTGCGGCAGGCCGGGCTGCTGAGCGAGCTGGCCGAGCAGGGCGACATCGCCGGCATCCACTTCGAGGGCCCGTTCATCTCGCCGTGCCGCAAGGGCGCGCACTCCGAGGCGCTGCTGCGCGACCCGGACCCGGCCGAGGTCCGCAAGCTGGTCGACGCGGCGCGCGGACAGGCCCGCATGGTCACCCTGGCCACCGAACTGCCGGGCGGCGTCGACGCGGTGCGCCTCCTCGCCGACCAGGGCGTGATCGCGGCGATCGGGCACACCGACGCCACCTACGAGCAGACCGTCGAGGCCATCGACGCGGGCGCGACCGTCGCCACCCACCTCTTCAACGCGATGCCGCCGATCGGCCACCGCGCCCCGGGCCCGATCACCGCCCTCCTGGAGGACGAGCGGATCACCGTCGAGCTGATCAACGACGGCACCCATCTGCACCCCGCCTCCCTCCAGTTGGCGTTCCACCACGCGGGCGCCGACCGGGTCGCGTTCATCACCGACGCCATGGACGCGGCGGGCAGCGACGACGGCCGCTACCAGCTCGGCCCGCTGGAGGTCGAGGTCAGCGAGGGCGTGGCCCGGCTGGTCGACGGCGGTTCCATCGCGGGCTCGACTCTCACCCTGGACCGCGCGTTCAAGCGCGCGGTGACGGTGGACCGGCTGCCGGTCGGGGACGTGGTGGCCGCGCTGTCCGCCAACCCGGCCCGGCTGCTCGGGCTGTACGACACGGTGGGCTCCCTCGATCCGGGCAAGTACGCGGACCTGGTGCTCCTCGACGCCGACTTCGACCTCAAGGGCGTGATGCGCAGGGGCAGTTGGGTGGTCGACCCCGGGCTCGGCTGA
- a CDS encoding 1-phosphofructokinase family hexose kinase produces the protein MLVTVTLNTALDITYGVPRLLPHASHRVTEVSERPGGKGLNVARVLAALGHPVTVTGFAGGATGAVVRDRLATVGGLVDALVQVAEPTRRTVAVVDATTGDTTQLNEAGPQIRPAEWAAFQGLYQELLASASAVALCGSLPPGVPVGAYAVLVRAARSAGVPVLLDTSGEPLRRGVAARPDLIKPNADELAELTGSHDPTRATRDARGRGARTVVASLGTRGMLAVTPEGRWRAVPPARVDGNPTGAGDSAVAGLLSGLVEGLSWPERLVRAVALSTATVLAPAAGEFDADAYRELLGRVAVTRESGASGAARTATP, from the coding sequence GTGCTTGTGACGGTCACGCTGAACACCGCGCTCGACATCACCTACGGGGTGCCGCGCCTGCTCCCGCACGCCAGCCACCGGGTCACCGAGGTGTCCGAACGGCCCGGCGGCAAGGGGCTGAACGTGGCCCGGGTGCTCGCCGCGCTCGGCCACCCGGTGACGGTGACCGGCTTCGCGGGCGGCGCCACCGGGGCCGTCGTGCGGGACCGGCTCGCCACCGTCGGGGGGCTGGTGGACGCGCTGGTGCAGGTCGCGGAACCCACCAGGCGCACGGTCGCCGTGGTCGACGCGACGACCGGTGACACCACGCAGCTCAACGAGGCGGGCCCGCAGATCAGGCCCGCCGAGTGGGCCGCGTTCCAGGGGCTCTACCAGGAGCTGCTGGCGTCGGCCTCGGCGGTGGCGCTCTGCGGGAGCCTGCCGCCGGGCGTCCCGGTCGGCGCGTACGCGGTGCTGGTGCGGGCGGCCAGGTCGGCGGGGGTGCCGGTGCTCCTCGACACCAGCGGGGAACCGCTGCGCCGCGGGGTGGCCGCGCGGCCCGACCTGATCAAGCCGAACGCCGACGAGCTGGCCGAGCTGACCGGCTCCCACGACCCGACCCGGGCCACCCGGGACGCGCGCGGGCGGGGCGCCCGCACGGTCGTCGCGTCGCTCGGCACCCGGGGGATGCTCGCGGTGACGCCCGAGGGCCGCTGGCGGGCCGTCCCGCCGGCCCGGGTCGACGGCAATCCGACCGGCGCGGGCGACTCCGCGGTGGCGGGGCTGCTGTCGGGGCTGGTCGAGGGGCTCAGCTGGCCCGAGCGGCTGGTCAGGGCGGTCGCGCTGTCGACGGCGACGGTGCTGGCACCGGCGGCCGGTGAGTTCGACGCGGACGCCTACCGGGAGCTGCTGGGGCGGGTCGCGGTGACGCGGGAGAGCGGCGCGAGCGGCGCCGCCAGGACCGCTACTCCTTGA
- a CDS encoding carbohydrate-binding protein, translating to MTSGNNGAHTPEDDDPFGYLYADGQANGAQPPSGGGYGYPNSVNRVRAVGQRQYGGQQQAQAPASPYGQVPQQQGSYGQPNAHYSAPETLPGGGGAGGRQPGYGPPGGRGRGPNTKGLLIGAIAVVAAVVIGIAVAMAGGDTKDDKANDAGSTETESSQSAEPSTSASSSVSEGELPEIDAKALNLGSGASTASEVKGASADGGVYVSGLNQAGASVTWTVNGIPSDGTYTVFARYSTADDDQSMTLTVNGKPFGSKLNLGNFAHAKDGDLEKGWTKTFAWPTLTKGTNTISLSCQDGDKCNVLLDQLWLKKGQVKE from the coding sequence ATGACGTCCGGCAACAACGGCGCCCATACGCCCGAGGACGACGACCCGTTCGGCTACCTCTACGCCGACGGGCAGGCCAACGGCGCGCAGCCCCCGTCGGGCGGCGGCTACGGCTACCCGAACTCGGTGAACCGGGTCAGGGCGGTCGGCCAGCGGCAGTACGGCGGCCAGCAGCAGGCGCAGGCGCCGGCGTCCCCCTACGGGCAGGTCCCGCAGCAGCAGGGCAGCTACGGCCAGCCGAACGCGCACTACTCGGCGCCCGAGACCCTCCCGGGCGGCGGTGGCGCCGGCGGCCGGCAGCCGGGGTACGGCCCTCCGGGCGGCCGCGGCCGCGGCCCCAACACCAAGGGCCTGCTGATCGGCGCGATCGCGGTGGTCGCCGCCGTCGTCATCGGCATCGCGGTCGCGATGGCCGGCGGTGACACGAAGGACGACAAGGCGAACGACGCGGGCTCCACCGAGACCGAGTCCTCGCAGAGCGCCGAGCCGAGCACCTCGGCGAGCAGCAGCGTCTCGGAGGGCGAGCTGCCCGAGATCGACGCGAAGGCGCTCAACCTCGGCTCCGGCGCCTCGACGGCGTCGGAGGTGAAGGGCGCCTCGGCCGACGGCGGCGTCTACGTCAGCGGCCTCAACCAGGCGGGCGCCTCGGTCACCTGGACCGTCAACGGCATCCCCTCGGACGGGACCTACACGGTCTTCGCCCGCTACAGCACCGCCGACGACGACCAGTCGATGACGCTCACCGTCAACGGCAAGCCGTTCGGCAGCAAGCTGAACCTCGGCAACTTCGCCCACGCCAAGGACGGCGACCTGGAGAAGGGGTGGACGAAGACCTTCGCCTGGCCCACCCTCACCAAGGGCACCAACACGATCTCGCTCTCCTGCCAGGACGGCGACAAGTGCAACGTCCTGCTCGACCAGCTCTGGCTGAAGAAGGGCCAGGTCAAGGAGTAG